One Papaver somniferum cultivar HN1 chromosome 10, ASM357369v1, whole genome shotgun sequence genomic window carries:
- the LOC113314967 gene encoding protein FANTASTIC FOUR 1-like, with amino-acid sequence MLSFRKNLTLLHYFLGFPISSSSSSPPADQDQNSDSGLSLISSDCQRPDNIFESASLGSAAKGNMEDNDDDKMCEIFSNGGFVGNTCTESLGFESSDQMELEGDEEDEKKIMVEDLLSTSILNERHIRSLDRHRRKSSSDKHGEEDVLKSKKKAVFPPPLSTMNQDNGKPNSFLKPVRKDGKLELIQVHIIHPKPIFQASRQDGRLRLYFIDKKIEEEEENEEIKEQQEVIETKEIKDEGSDSRSKRIKELKFPLVGTNEGFMRSCHELIANHHHHYMNRSTVHVL; translated from the coding sequence ATGCTTAGTTTCAGAAAAAATTTAACTCTGCTTCACTATTTCCTAGGGTTTCcgatttcctcttcctcttcttcccctCCAGCAGATCAAGATCAAAATTCAGATTCTGGATTGAGTTTGATTTCATCTGATTGTCAAAGACCAGATAACATTTTTGAATCGGCGTCTCTCGGATCAGCAGCAAAAGGAAACATGGAAgataacgatgatgataaaatgtGTGAGATTTTTAGTAATGGTGGATTTGTGGGTAATACATGTACAGAGAGTTTAGGTTTTGAAAGTTCAGATCAAATGGAATTagaaggagatgaagaagatgagaaaAAGATCATGGTGGAGGATTTATTATCAACATCAATTCTTAACGAAAGACATATAAGATCATTAGACAGACACAGAAGAAAATCATCATCTGATAAACATGGCGAAGAAGATGTTctgaaatcaaagaagaaagcaGTATTTCCACCACCCTTATCAACAATGAATCAAGACAATGGAAAACCTAATTCTTTTCTAAAACCAGTTAGAAAAGATGGTAAATTAGAATTAATTCAAGTTCATATTATTCATCCAAAACCGATATTTCAGGCTTCTAGACAAGATGGTCGCCTCAGGTTATATTTCATTGATAAaaaaatcgaagaagaagaagaaaacgaagaaatcaaagaacaacaagaagTTATCGAAACAAAAGAAATTAAGGATGAGGGGAGTGATAGTAGgagtaaaaggataaaagaaCTGAAGTTTCCATTGGTGGGGACTAATGAAGGTTTCATGAGGTCATGTCATGAGCTGATtgctaatcatcatcatcattatatgAATAGGTCAACTGTACATGTACTTTAA